Within Helicobacter pylori NQ4053, the genomic segment AAAAAGCGAACTGGGCGAAACCCTAAACATTGAATGCGTTCAAAATAAGGATCTACTGGCTTCTGTCAATCCCAATCAATTCGTTAAAATCGGTTTTAAAGCCGAAGACGATCAACAAAACGCCATTAAAAACGCTCAAAATCTTTTAAAACCTTCTCAAGATAACGGCAAAGATTGCTCTGTGGCCGCTTTGAATCTCATTAAAGATTCACGCCCTTTTGGCTCATTAGAGAATGAATTGTGGCTCTTTAGCCATCATAAAACCCAAAAAATCCCTTCTATGAACAAATTAGAAGCGAGCTTTAAAATCCTTGATTTTATCAAAGACAACGCCCTTTAATGCTAGAAGCCCTAAACGCCCTAAACCAGCTTAACGCCCTTCATTCCAAAAACGCCGCGCACCATTTTAACGCCACTTTACCCATTCTTTTAAAGGTTTTAGAAAAACAAGATAAAGACCTTTTTCTTTTGCAAGTGGGTAATAAAATTATCCCCACCAAAAGCGAACAGGAATTAAAAATCAATCAGCCCTATTTTGCGGTTATGCAAAGAAATCAGCTGGGCGATATTGTGCTTAAAAATTTAGTGCCTGCCCCAAAAATCTTAGACGCATTAGACGATTTGCCCGCTCTTGAAATGAAAAAAATCAAAGAAATATTGAGCGCCAAAGACAACACCCCTTTAAAAGAATACAAAGAACTTTTGAGCGAAAAATTAATCCATGCTAAAAGCTCGCAAGAGTTTTTGAATACAGCCAACATGCTTTTAAGCTTGCAATCGCAGGTTTTAAGCTTTGTGGTTGAAAACGAACGCAAAAAAGCTTTTTTACAGATGAAAGCCAAAAAACAAAGCGTTGATTTTTACGCTCTGTATCCTAACTTGGGCGAAATTGGAGGCGTTATTTATTTGAAAGAAAAAGAAAAACAGCTTTTTTTAAAAACCACCCTCCAAAGGACTCAAGAGGTTTTAAAAGAGGCTCAAAACACCCTTTTAGGCTTTTCTTTTGTGGAAATTGTGTGCGAAAAAACCCCCATGCTTTTCGCCTTTGAAGAGCGCTTATTGGACACGATAGGATAAAACTTTTAGCGTTTTAAAAACGCCTTTATGATGGATTTAAGCGCTTTTTTATCCAATAAAAGAGCGATACCCTCTTTTTACATTAATCCATGCGGAATTTTAGAATTCCTCACGCATTTTTTAAAAGTGTTTCAACCGCTAAGGCTTTATCTTTGGCTTGTGTGATCGTGCTAATGACTGCGATACCCCCATATTCCCACAATTTTGAAGCGTTATCTGTCGTGATGCCCCCAATCGCTATCAGGGGTTTTTTCACCCCGCTATCGTGTATTTTTTTTAAAAGATTGACGCCTACAACTTCTTTAGCGTCTTTTTTAGATGGTGTGGGGAAAATAGGGCCTACCCCTAAATAGGCTACGCCGTCTAAATGGCGCGCTTTTAGGGCTTGCTCTAAAGTATTGACGCTCAAACCGATAAAAAGGCGCTTTTTGCATAAAGTTATTACCTCTTCTATAGCCATGTCTTCTTGCCCCACATGCACGCCATCAGCCTTTAATTCTAGTGCGAGTCGCACCTCATCATTAATAATAAAAGGCACGCCGTATTTTTTGCATAATTTTTGACACTCTAGGGCTAATTGTTTGATTTCAACAGGATCTTGTAAGGCTAAATCGCCTTTTTGGCGGAATTGAAACGCTGTGATTTTAGATTGTAAAGCTAATTCTAAAGTGTCTAAAAGCGCGTTTGTCCTATCGCCTTTTATATGGTAGAAATCTTGCGAACCAGCCACAAACATGAGTTTCAAACAATCCGCATCAAACATGCTTTTTGATGCTCCACAAATTCAAAGGCCCATGCCCATGCCCAATGTTTAAGGGGTTTTGAATGATAATAGTTAAAAGCTCTTTAGCCTTTGTGATAGCGTTTTTTAAATCCAACCCTTGAGCGAGTAAGCCCACAATCAAGCTAGACAGAACGCAACCCGTGCCATGCGTGTTTTTGGTGTTAAAGCGCTTAGCGTTTAAGATAAATTCAGCGTCTTCTAAAAACACCCAGTCGTTGCTAAATTCCCCTTGAAAATGCTCTGTATGCCCCCCTTTAATCACGGCGTTTTTAACGCCTAAATCCCTTAAAATACCCATCGCTTTTGAAGCGCTTTTATCGTCTCGCACTTGAACGCCTGTGAGCGCATAGACTTCAGGGAGGTTAGGGGTTAGTAAATTGGTTTTAGGTAAAAGGCGTTTTTTTAAGCTTAGAATCGCCTCTTCTTCTAAAAGCAAAGCCCCATTCTTTGCCACCATCACCGGATCTAAAACGCACAACCCAAAATCGCAAGTTTCTAAAGTGTCCGCTACGCATTCAATGATTTGAGCGTTGCATAACGCTCCCATTTTGAACGCTTTGATAGAAAAATCATCTTTGATGGCTAAGATTTGCGCTTTCACGCTCTCAACGCTCAACGGATAAACCCCATGCACGCCCTGTGTGTTTTGCGCGGTGATGCAAGTGATCACGCTTGTCCCAAACACGCCCAAAGTTTGGAACGCTTTCAAATCGGCCTGTATCCCAGCGCCCCCACCGCTATCGCTGCCAGCAATGCTTAAAACTTGCGGATAAACTTTCACAATACTTCCTTAATAAGGCTATTTTCTAACTTTATGGGCAAGCTTAGAGCGTCTAAAAAATAAAACAAAAACGAACCATTAGAGCCGTTATTTTCTAACGCTTTTTTTTGCGCGTTAAAAGCGGCTTGTTTATAGAAAGCGCAAAGTTGCGCCATAGAATCTAAGGGGTCTTTTTTCAAACTTAAAAAGCTCGCGCACGCCGCGGCATGCAAACACCCAGCCCCAGTAATTGCAGTCAAATATTCGCTCCCCCCAGTAATACTAAAAACTTTTTTCCCATCGCTCACGTAATCTGTTTTACCCGTCATTACCGCTATCACAGAATACTTTTGAGCCGCTCGTTTGACAATTTCTATAGGCGTGGTAGAATGCTTGGAATCTAACCCCTTACTTTCGCAAGAAATACCCACTAAAGAGCCTAATTCGGCGGCATTGCCCCTAAGCGCGCTAATCCCACCACTTTTCAAAAGCTCTAAGCTTGTGTCATGACGCAAAGCGCTCGCTGAACACCCCACAGGATCCAACACGATGGGTTTGTTCAAAGCCTTGTAACGTTTGATCGCCTCTTTAGCGCATAAAATGGTGCGATCATTAAGGGTGCCAATATTGATAGCGAGCGCGTCAGAAATTTTCGCTAAATCTTGCATTTCAGCGATCGCATCGCTCATTAAAGGCGATGCCCCTAAAGCTAATAATCCATTAGCCACAAATTGCGCCGCCACATAATTGGTGATATTATGCACTAAAGGGCGTTTTTGGCGTAATTCTTTTAACATCACAAGCCTCCTTAAAATTTCTTTTATTTTACAAAAAATCCATTAAACGGCGCTTTTTTTGAGCCTTAATACAAAAGCGTTCATGAACTATTTTTCATTAACCTCATCTTTTTTAACCCCATTTTTCTTAAATATAGCGCTAGTGAGATCACAAAAGCGGTGGAAAAAACGAGAAAGGCTTGCAGCGACTTTTTCTTTCACCTCTTGATAGCGCGAATTTTTATCAAACCTGGAGACTTTTTCTTCAATGATTTCAGGAAATTCCGTCCCGCTGAAATTGATTTCACCCCCACTAAAGGCATGCTGCATGAACGAATAGGCTTTTTCTTCATTCAAGCGGTTTTCTTCTATGATATTTTGGAATTCCTCTTCTCTTTTTTGGTGGATATAGTTTTGAAAATACGCATGGACTTCTTCATCTTTGTTGTATTTGTCAATGAAACCCATGATCAAATCTCTTTTATTCCTTAATTCTATGCTGGAGTTGATGATCGGCTCTATTTTGGTTTTAACGCCTTGAATTTCTAGATCATTCTCTTTAGCGAACTTTTCAATCAAAGTCAAAATGTAGTCAATATTGACTTCCACTTGCTTGATGAGTTCAATTTCAAAGATCAAGTCGTCGTTAATCTCTTCTTTATCCTTCCCTTTTTCTGGCCTCATTTCATCGTAAAAATCAAGGTATTTGCTTTGATAGTCTTGAAAATCCCTTGGATTGATGTGATCGTCTTTGTTGAAATTTTCAAAGCTGTTTAAAATATTTTCTAATTTCAAAATCTTGCCAAAAAGCTTGATGAAATCCTTTTTCTGGCTTTCTGAAATGATTGGCTCTTTTAAGGGAAATTCGGTTAAAAGCCTTCCAATCAAACCCTCATAGCCCTCGTATTCTTTATGATTATCTGTGTAGCCTTTCAAATAATCTTCATATTTTCTTAATAGCGCAATAGACCTAGCGTCCTTATTGCCAAAAAGCATGAGCGCATCATTCAAATCTTGCTCCAAATCCCTAAAACACACGATATTCCCATGCGTTTTGACGCTGTCTAAAATGCGGTTCGTGCGTGAAAAGGCTTGGATTAGCCCATGGTATTTCAGGTTTTTATCCACCCAAAGGGTGTTGAGCCTTGTAGCGTCAAACCCGGTAAGAAACATGTTTGCCACCAGTAAAAGATCGATTTCACGCTCCTTCATTTTTTGAGAAAGATCCTTATAATAGCTTTGGAATTTTTGATCCGAAGTGTCAAAAGAAGTTTTAAACATCCCGTTATAATCCGCAATCGCGCCCTCTAAAAAATCCCTTGAGCTTTTGTCTAGCTGGCAAGCGCTTTCATTGTTTTCATCTTCTAGCGCTTCAATTTCTTCATTAGCGCTATAACTGAAAATGGTAGCGATTTTAAGGTCGTGTTTTTCTTCTTTAAAGGCTTGGTAGTATTTTTTCAGAGCTTCTATACCAGAACATGCCAGAATGGAATTGAATTTTTTACTTTTAGTGGCTTGATGGAAACGCTCTACAATGCATTTTGCGATTTCTTTAATCCTCCTAGTATCTAAAAGAGCGTTTTTTTCATCAACCGCTCTAACCTCTTTATCTTTAATGCCCTCTTTAGCTTTAATGGTGTTGTGGTATTCCACTCTAAAGGGCAAAACGTTTTTATCCCTGATCGCATCAATAATGGTGTATTGGTGGAGGCATCTCCCAAATTTTTGCTCTGTCGTGCCTAACGGGTTGTTTTTATCGCAATTTTTTTCAAAAATGGGCGTGCCGGTGAAGCCAAAAAGGTGGTATTTTTTAAACGCTTTAGTGATAGCTTGGTGCATCGATCCTAGCTGACTCCTGTGGCATTCATCAAAAATCATCACCACCTCTTCATTAAAAATCGCATGCCCTTTAAGGTGGGCTTTAACGAATTTGTCTAATTTTTGGATCGTGGTGATAATGATTTTAGCGTTAAAATCTTCAAGCTGTTGTTTTAAAATCTTGGTGCTGGTGTTGGAATTAGCGCAATCTTTTTGGAATTTATCGTATTCTTTCATGGTTTGATAGTCCAAATCCTTCCTGTCCACCACAAACAAAACTTTTGAAACGTGTTCTAATTCTTTAGCCAAAGTCGCGCTTTTAAAGCTCGTTAAGGTTTTACCGCTCCCTGTCGTGTGCCAGATATAGCCTCCGCTTTGGCTTTTCTTATAAGTTTTACTATCATGAGTGGCTTTGATTTTTTCTAAAATCCTTTCGGCCGCCACGATTTGATAAGGCCGCATCACCAATAAAACCTCTTCGCTTGTGAAAACGCAATAGCGCGTTAAAACGTTCAAAAGGCTGCGCTTCGCAAAAAACGACTTGGCAAAATCCATTAAATCCTCAATATTACGATTCTTGCTGTCCGCCCAATAATTCGTGAATTCAAAAGTATCGGCTTTGTTGTTTTTTTCAATTTGGGCTATTCTGGTGGTGTTTGAATAGTATTTACTACTCGTGCCGTTACTGATGACAAAAATCTGCACGAACTCAAAAAGCCCGTCTTCAGCACTAAAACTATCCCTTTTATAGCGCTTGATCTGATTGAACGCCTCTCTGATCGCCACACCTCTTTTTTTCAATTCCACATGCACTAAAGGCAAGCCATTCACAAGGACACTCACATCATAGCGGTTCTCATACTTCCCCCCTTTATTGCTGTATTGGTGGATCACTTGCAAGGCGTTTCTATGGATATTTTTCTTATCAATGATTTTAACGTTTTTGGTTTTTCCATTCTCAAGCGTGAGATTAAAAATCGGATCTTCTTGGATCTTTCTTGTTTTAGCCTTATAGTCCTCGTTTTTATTAGCGATGAATTGAAAATAAAGAGTGTCCCATTCTTTGGGCGTGAAACAATGATCGTTAAGCTTTTCTAACTGCTCTTTTAAATTGTCTTTCAATTCTTTTTCATTGTGGATTTGTTTAAATTCATAGCCTTGTTTTTCTAAAAGCTTAATAAACGCCCTTTCTAGCTCTGCTTCGCTCTCATAAGTGCTTTTCCTTTCACTATCGCTATGAAATTGTGCTACTACCGTGCTTTCATTGCTTTCTGCGATCGTTTCGTAATTCATGTTATCCCTTATTTTGGAGGGGTTTGAAAGTCAGTAGTTTTTCTCGGTAATATTCGTATTGCTTTTTTCTGGCTTTGATTTCAGCGGGGATACCGGCTAACAAATCGGTGGTTAGGGCCAAAAATTGATCCAAAATCTTAACGATCTCTTGTTGGATTTCTAGGGGTGGGATGGGGATGGTTATTTGTTTTAAATCATTTTCATGGATACGCATAACTTTAGTTCCTGTTATTTTCTTTTCCTTTTCTTTTTGAAAAAAATAAGTTTGAAAGTAATAAATGATAAATTTAGGGTTTTCATTTGTAGAATAGCTATACATCTCACCCGAAAAGGCAACCTCTTCATTTCCTAGCCATGCGATACTTTTTCCTACATCTTTTACATTTTCTGAAGTTGTAACGATGAGAATATCGTTTGGTTTTGCTTTTTTTAATTTATGGAATAAAGCTTCATTAACATATGAAATTGTCTTATCAATTGAAAGATTGTATTGAGTGTGTATTTGTCCATAATGAACAACAGGTCTCCCCTTATCTTTTAAATCACTTTTCAAAAGCCCATTACCTCTAGTAAATTCCCCAATATCCCCCAACTTCCTAAACTCCACCCCCTTAGGCGCTAGAGTGTGGAGTAAGGTTTTCAAGCGTTTGGGGTAGGGTTTTTGCGCTAATTTTTCTTTGGCGTCTTTGCGGCTTTGATTAATATCATTAAAGTCTAAAAGCATGTTTTGGTAATACTGGTATTGTTTTTTTCGCGCGTTTAATTCTGTGTTTAATTCTGTGTTTAATTCTGTGTTTAATTCTGTGAAAGCGTCCAAAATCTTAACGATCTCTTGTTGGATCTCTAGGGGTGGGATGGGGAACTTATATTTTTTAAAAGCAGTCATATCCACAGAAGCAAAACCTGAAACATTGGTATTGTTTTTACACCATTCCCCCAAAAGAAAGCATTGGTAAAAAAAGAATTTCATGTCTAAAGCAAGATCACAATTCGCTTTTTTGCTTAAAAAAGTGAATTGTTGATTCGCTAGCGAATCAACAATTAAAAGGGCATGCTCTCCTATCGTTGCTGTTGTAGAAATAATAATAGAGTTTTTAGGGAATAGTTTCTTACCTTTCAAAGCCTTTGGGGTAATGTGTTGGATAGAGTCTTTTAAAATCCTCCCATTTTCTCTAATATCTTCCATTCTAAACCAAGGGATAGTCCCATTTTTCCAAAATTCAGGATTGTTTTTTGATGGGGTGTAACCATTTTTAATTTCAAAAACCTCTTCAAGCGTTTTAAACTCCACCCCCTTAGGCGCTAAAGTTTGGAGTAGTTTTTCTATGTGGTTCATTTTGCCCCCTTTAAGCTTCTAATTCTTTGATAATGGATTCAAGGCGGTTTCTTAAAGCGCTCTGTTTTTCTACGATTTGAGCGATCTCACTATTAAGCGCTTTAATGTCAATAATCTCTTTCGTGTCTTCTTGCTCCACGTAGCGGTTCACGGATAGATTGTAATCGTTTTCTTGGATTTTCTCTATATTAACTAGAGCGCAAAAGTGCTTAACCTCTTTTCTTTCAATATAGGTTTGCAAAATCTTTTCTCGGTTGCGCTCTTTGAGCTTGTTTTTCTTGCCATCTTTGACAAATTCCTTACTCGCATCAATAAAAAGCGTGGTGTCGTCTTTTTTGTTTTTCTTAAGCACTAAAATGCAAGTGGCGATATTCGTTCCAAAAAAGAGGTTTTCAGGTAAAGCGATCACGCAGTCAATGCAATTTTCTTTCACTAAATATTCTCTGATCTTTTTTTCCGCGCCGCCTCTATAAAGCACCCCGGGAAATTCCACGATCGCAGCCGTGCCGCTATTGGACAGATAAGAAAGCATGTGCATAGTGAAAGCGAGATCGGCGGCGTTTTTGGGCGCTAACACACCAGCCGGGCTAAAGCGCTCATCGTTGATTAAAATGGGGTTGCTATCGCCCACCCATTTAGTGGAATAGGGAGGGTTGGAAACGATCGCATCAAAAGGCTCATCGTCTTCATGTTTTGGGTCTAAAAGCGTGTCCCCTAGCGCAATGTGGAATTTAGAGTAATTGATGTCATGCAAAAACATGTTGATTCGGCAAAGGTTGTAAGTGGTCAAATTGATTTCTTGCCCAAAATACCCTTTTGAAACATTTTTATCGCCTAGCACTTTAGAAAATTGTAAGAGTAAGCTCCCGCTCCCACAGCATGGGTCATAAACTTTATTGATGCTTTCTTGGCCGTGCAGGGCGATTTTAGCGAGCAGTTCGCTCACTTCTTGGGGGGTGAAAAATTCCCCTCCGCTTTTGCCGGCGTTGCTCGCATACATGGCCATTAAATATTCATAAGCGTCGCCAAAAACATCAATCCCGCTTTTTAAATAGTCGCCTAATTGCATGCCCCCTATGGCTTGAAGGATTTTAGTCAATTTTTCCACCCTTTTTGAATGAGAGCTCCCTAATTTATTGCTATTGACGTCTAAATCCGCAAACAAGCCTTTGACATTTTCTTCTGATGGAGTGCCAAGGCTGGATTTTTCTATTTCGGTGAAAATATTTTGTAGGGTTACATTGAGATCTTCGTTACTAGGCGCATTTTTTAGCACGTTACAAAATAAAGCGCTTGGCGGGATGAAAAAGCCTTTTTCTTCAATAAGCCCTTTTCTTGCACGCTCGGCCATTTCATCGCTTAATGAAGCGTAATCAAAACTCGGATCGCTTTCTCGCTGATTGATGTAATCAGTCATGTTTTCTGAAATGTAGCGGTAAAAAAGAATGCCTAAAACGTATTGCTTGAAATCCCAGCCATCCACTGAGCCTCTCAATTCATTAGCCACTTTCCAAATGGTGTTGTGCAATTCGTTGCGTTCTAATGAAGAAGATGCATGCTCGTTGTTTTTCTCATTCGCTTGAGTGTTTTTGTTTTCCATGATAATAAGCCCCTTTTTTGTTTTTTTGATTGGCGGTTTTGTTTGGCGTTGGGCGCACACCCTTTAAAGGGTTCATTATAGCAAAGAATATTATTTTTATTCCTTGCGTTTTGTGTGCGTTTGTGGGGTAAATAAGCTATAATCGCCTTTTTTAAAGTCATTTTTTAAAAGGGGTTTGAATGGTATTTGACAGAACGATAAGCGTGAGAGAGAAAAAAGCGGCTAAGGCACTTGGAATAGTAGGGGTGGTCTTTTTTATATTGTTTGGCATTGTGATAAGCGGGGTGGCTTTTCAAAAAGAGTGGGTGCAACAATTGGATTTGTTTTTTATAGACTTGATCCGCAATCCTGCCCCCATTCAAGGGAGCGCGTGGCTTTCTTTCGTGTTTTTTAGCACTTGGTTTGCACAAAGCAAGCTCACCACTCCTATAGCCTTACTCATTGGCTTGTGGTTTGGGTTTCAAAAACGCATCGCTTTGGGGGTGTGGTTTTTCTTTAGCATCTTATTAGGTGAATTCACCTTAAAATCCCTTAAGCTTTTAGTGGCGCGCCCACGGCCTGTAACCAATGGCGAATTGGTTTTTGCGCATGGCTTTAGTTTCCCTAGCGGGCATGCTTTAGCTTCAGCGCTTTTTTACGGCTCTTTGGCGTTGTTGTTATGCTATTCTAACGCAAATGCTCGCATTAAAACTATTGGTGCTATTATTTTACTTTTTTGGATTGTTTTAATGTCGTATGATAGGGTTTATTTAGGGGTGCATTACCCTAGCGATGTTTTAGGAGGGTTTTTGTTAGGGATTGCTTGGTCGTGTTGCTCTTTAGCGCTCTATTTAGGGTTTTTGAAACGCCCTTATAAAGCCGCTTAAAGCGTTTTTTAAAAAGAAAGCGATGGGTTAGGGTATAACTCCTCTTTCTTTTTAACCTCATCAAATTCATCTTTATAGCGGTATGAGTGAGCCGGGTCATAATCCACGACGCTCTTTAAAAAACCGCTGAATTTTTCATTTTTCGCGCTAAGCTCTGAAGCCACGGTGTAATCAATTTTTTCTTTGTATTTAGCGTTCAATAAAATAGTGCTTTTATCCTCATTAGTTCTTAAATCAATCACGCCAATCCCAAAACTCGCATGCAAACGCTTCAACAAATCCATGAGTTGGGGATTGTGCGTATCAATATGACGGCCCACTAAATACCCCTCATTAGAGCTGTTAGAAATCGCTTGAAAATAACACTCCCTGCAATTATGCACGCTGATTTCTTTTTTCAATTCAAAACTCACCAGTTTAACGGGCAAAGTGTCAAATTTCTTAGAAAAAGCGATTAAATTTTCATTGGATAATTCAGCATGCAAAAACCTAACCCCCACCATGTCCGGATAAAGCCACCTGTCTGTGCCTTTTGGCGATTTCACACTCTCTTCGTGAAAAATGGTTTTCGTGTAGCATTTCAAATTTTCATTATGAATAGCCATGTAAGTTAAAAAGGGGTGCAAATCCCTTTCATGCGCGATTTTATTATGCACGATTTTAGCGTTTGGAACGCTTATTTTTTCAGTATTCAAAACCGGCTCTTTAGCCGCGCTTTTTAAAGCGATTAAGATTGGGTTTTCTTGCGCTTTCAAAAAAGGCAGCTCTTCGCCCTTGTTTAAGGCTGTATAAATATAAGCGCTAACGCTTTGGTGTGGTGTGTTGCCCCCACAATCAAACATTTTTGTAATCTCGCCTTTTTCAAAAAGCTCTTTAGCTCTATCATAAATCTCAGTAACTTTGATAGGCTCTTTAATCGCTTCTAAAACGCTTTGAACGATTTCAATATCTCGTAATTTCATTTTTTACTCGCTAAATACTCTTCATAACTGCCTTTAAAATCAATGATTGAAGCGCCTTTAGGGCT encodes:
- the thiD gene encoding bifunctional hydroxymethylpyrimidine kinase/phosphomethylpyrimidine kinase, whose product is MKVYPQVLSIAGSDSGGGAGIQADLKAFQTLGVFGTSVITCITAQNTQGVHGVYPLSVESVKAQILAIKDDFSIKAFKMGALCNAQIIECVADTLETCDFGLCVLDPVMVAKNGALLLEEEAILSLKKRLLPKTNLLTPNLPEVYALTGVQVRDDKSASKAMGILRDLGVKNAVIKGGHTEHFQGEFSNDWVFLEDAEFILNAKRFNTKNTHGTGCVLSSLIVGLLAQGLDLKNAITKAKELLTIIIQNPLNIGHGHGPLNLWSIKKHV
- a CDS encoding phosphatase PAP2 family protein, coding for MVFDRTISVREKKAAKALGIVGVVFFILFGIVISGVAFQKEWVQQLDLFFIDLIRNPAPIQGSAWLSFVFFSTWFAQSKLTTPIALLIGLWFGFQKRIALGVWFFFSILLGEFTLKSLKLLVARPRPVTNGELVFAHGFSFPSGHALASALFYGSLALLLCYSNANARIKTIGAIILLFWIVLMSYDRVYLGVHYPSDVLGGFLLGIAWSCCSLALYLGFLKRPYKAA
- a CDS encoding HsdR family type I site-specific deoxyribonuclease translates to MNYETIAESNESTVVAQFHSDSERKSTYESEAELERAFIKLLEKQGYEFKQIHNEKELKDNLKEQLEKLNDHCFTPKEWDTLYFQFIANKNEDYKAKTRKIQEDPIFNLTLENGKTKNVKIIDKKNIHRNALQVIHQYSNKGGKYENRYDVSVLVNGLPLVHVELKKRGVAIREAFNQIKRYKRDSFSAEDGLFEFVQIFVISNGTSSKYYSNTTRIAQIEKNNKADTFEFTNYWADSKNRNIEDLMDFAKSFFAKRSLLNVLTRYCVFTSEEVLLVMRPYQIVAAERILEKIKATHDSKTYKKSQSGGYIWHTTGSGKTLTSFKSATLAKELEHVSKVLFVVDRKDLDYQTMKEYDKFQKDCANSNTSTKILKQQLEDFNAKIIITTIQKLDKFVKAHLKGHAIFNEEVVMIFDECHRSQLGSMHQAITKAFKKYHLFGFTGTPIFEKNCDKNNPLGTTEQKFGRCLHQYTIIDAIRDKNVLPFRVEYHNTIKAKEGIKDKEVRAVDEKNALLDTRRIKEIAKCIVERFHQATKSKKFNSILACSGIEALKKYYQAFKEEKHDLKIATIFSYSANEEIEALEDENNESACQLDKSSRDFLEGAIADYNGMFKTSFDTSDQKFQSYYKDLSQKMKEREIDLLLVANMFLTGFDATRLNTLWVDKNLKYHGLIQAFSRTNRILDSVKTHGNIVCFRDLEQDLNDALMLFGNKDARSIALLRKYEDYLKGYTDNHKEYEGYEGLIGRLLTEFPLKEPIISESQKKDFIKLFGKILKLENILNSFENFNKDDHINPRDFQDYQSKYLDFYDEMRPEKGKDKEEINDDLIFEIELIKQVEVNIDYILTLIEKFAKENDLEIQGVKTKIEPIINSSIELRNKRDLIMGFIDKYNKDEEVHAYFQNYIHQKREEEFQNIIEENRLNEEKAYSFMQHAFSGGEINFSGTEFPEIIEEKVSRFDKNSRYQEVKEKVAASLSRFFHRFCDLTSAIFKKNGVKKDEVNEK
- a CDS encoding type I restriction-modification system subunit M; its protein translation is MENKNTQANEKNNEHASSSLERNELHNTIWKVANELRGSVDGWDFKQYVLGILFYRYISENMTDYINQRESDPSFDYASLSDEMAERARKGLIEEKGFFIPPSALFCNVLKNAPSNEDLNVTLQNIFTEIEKSSLGTPSEENVKGLFADLDVNSNKLGSSHSKRVEKLTKILQAIGGMQLGDYLKSGIDVFGDAYEYLMAMYASNAGKSGGEFFTPQEVSELLAKIALHGQESINKVYDPCCGSGSLLLQFSKVLGDKNVSKGYFGQEINLTTYNLCRINMFLHDINYSKFHIALGDTLLDPKHEDDEPFDAIVSNPPYSTKWVGDSNPILINDERFSPAGVLAPKNAADLAFTMHMLSYLSNSGTAAIVEFPGVLYRGGAEKKIREYLVKENCIDCVIALPENLFFGTNIATCILVLKKNKKDDTTLFIDASKEFVKDGKKNKLKERNREKILQTYIERKEVKHFCALVNIEKIQENDYNLSVNRYVEQEDTKEIIDIKALNSEIAQIVEKQSALRNRLESIIKELEA
- the thiM gene encoding hydroxyethylthiazole kinase → MLKELRQKRPLVHNITNYVAAQFVANGLLALGASPLMSDAIAEMQDLAKISDALAINIGTLNDRTILCAKEAIKRYKALNKPIVLDPVGCSASALRHDTSLELLKSGGISALRGNAAELGSLVGISCESKGLDSKHSTTPIEIVKRAAQKYSVIAVMTGKTDYVSDGKKVFSITGGSEYLTAITGAGCLHAAACASFLSLKKDPLDSMAQLCAFYKQAAFNAQKKALENNGSNGSFLFYFLDALSLPIKLENSLIKEVL
- a CDS encoding restriction endonuclease subunit S, whose protein sequence is MNHIEKLLQTLAPKGVEFKTLEEVFEIKNGYTPSKNNPEFWKNGTIPWFRMEDIRENGRILKDSIQHITPKALKGKKLFPKNSIIISTTATIGEHALLIVDSLANQQFTFLSKKANCDLALDMKFFFYQCFLLGEWCKNNTNVSGFASVDMTAFKKYKFPIPPLEIQQEIVKILDAFTELNTELNTELNTELNARKKQYQYYQNMLLDFNDINQSRKDAKEKLAQKPYPKRLKTLLHTLAPKGVEFRKLGDIGEFTRGNGLLKSDLKDKGRPVVHYGQIHTQYNLSIDKTISYVNEALFHKLKKAKPNDILIVTTSENVKDVGKSIAWLGNEEVAFSGEMYSYSTNENPKFIIYYFQTYFFQKEKEKKITGTKVMRIHENDLKQITIPIPPLEIQQEIVKILDQFLALTTDLLAGIPAEIKARKKQYEYYREKLLTFKPLQNKG
- a CDS encoding COG2958 family protein, translated to MKLRDIEIVQSVLEAIKEPIKVTEIYDRAKELFEKGEITKMFDCGGNTPHQSVSAYIYTALNKGEELPFLKAQENPILIALKSAAKEPVLNTEKISVPNAKIVHNKIAHERDLHPFLTYMAIHNENLKCYTKTIFHEESVKSPKGTDRWLYPDMVGVRFLHAELSNENLIAFSKKFDTLPVKLVSFELKKEISVHNCRECYFQAISNSSNEGYLVGRHIDTHNPQLMDLLKRLHASFGIGVIDLRTNEDKSTILLNAKYKEKIDYTVASELSAKNEKFSGFLKSVVDYDPAHSYRYKDEFDEVKKKEELYPNPSLSF
- the thiE gene encoding thiamine phosphate synthase — its product is MFDADCLKLMFVAGSQDFYHIKGDRTNALLDTLELALQSKITAFQFRQKGDLALQDPVEIKQLALECQKLCKKYGVPFIINDEVRLALELKADGVHVGQEDMAIEEVITLCKKRLFIGLSVNTLEQALKARHLDGVAYLGVGPIFPTPSKKDAKEVVGVNLLKKIHDSGVKKPLIAIGGITTDNASKLWEYGGIAVISTITQAKDKALAVETLLKNA